A stretch of Ipomoea triloba cultivar NCNSP0323 chromosome 11, ASM357664v1 DNA encodes these proteins:
- the LOC115996242 gene encoding kunitz trypsin inhibitor 5-like produces FLSLFLFYALLCEAAQTPLTVLDTDGKAVQSGVKYYVVPVQPKQGGGLDLASTDNQTCPKSVVQVAPKVAGNSVSFFPAVNPKGAVQNGTDLNVVFSGSNTGCPESTVWQIAHDAENVDVIQYVLSGGDKGNPSSSTARSWFMIMKTKNGYKFKFCPVSLCDCNPVCQDIGITVENGHRRLVVDSSLSPLEVNFKKA; encoded by the coding sequence TTcctatctctctttctcttctaCGCCTTGCTTTGCGAGGCAGCACAGACACCCCTCACGGTGCTCGACACCGACGGAAAGGCCGTCCAAAGCGGTGTGAAGTACTACGTTGTCCCAGTGCAGCCGAAACAGGGAGGAGGGCTCGACCTAGCCTCCACCGACAACCAGACCTGCCCAAAGAGCGTGGTCCAAGTCGCCCCAAAAGTGGCGGGCAACTCGGTATCGTTCTTCCCCGCCGTGAACCCAAAAGGCGCGGTTCAAAATGGGACGGATCTCAACGTCGTGTTCTCTGGCTCAAATACAGGATGCCCGGAGTCTACTGTGTGGCAAATCGCACACGATGCGGAAAACGTTGACGTCATTCAATACGTATTGAGCGGTGGAGATAAGGGAAACCCGAGTTCTTCCACGGCGAGAAGCTGGTTCATGATTATGAAGACCAAGAATGGTTACAAGTTTAAGTTTTGCCCGGTGTCGTTGTGTGACTGCAATCCTGTTTGCCAAGATATTGGCATTACCGTCGAGAACGGACACAGGCGTTTGGTAGTAGACAGTTCCCTCTCCCCTTTGGAGGTCAACTTTAAGAAGGCTTAA
- the LOC115996363 gene encoding kunitz trypsin inhibitor 5-like, protein METPFLFLSLFLFSALLCEAAQTPLTVLDTDGKAVKGGVKYYVVPVKPKQGGGLDLASTGNETCPKSVVQVAPKVAGNSVSFFPAVNPKGAVQNGTDLNVVFSGSNTGCPESTVWQIAHDAENVDVVQYVLSGGDKGNPSSSTARSWFMILKTKNGYKFKFCPVSLCDCNPVCQDIAITVENGHRRLVVDLRLTPLEVNFKKA, encoded by the coding sequence ATGGAGACTCCATTTTTATTcttatctctctttctcttctccGCCTTGCTTTGCGAGGCAGCACAGACACCCCTCACGGTGCTCGACACCGATGGAAAGGCCGTCAAAGGCGGTGTGAAGTACTACGTTGTCCCAGTGAAGCCGAAACAGGGAGGAGGGCTCGATCTAGCCTCCACCGGCAACGAGACCTGCCCGAAGAGCGTGGTCCAAGTCGCCCCAAAAGTGGCGGGCAACTCGGTATCGTTCTTCCCCGCCGTGAACCCAAAAGGCGCGGTTCAAAATGGGACGGATCTCAACGTCGTGTTCTCTGGCTCAAACACAGGATGCCCGGAGTCTACTGTCTGGCAAATCGCACACGATGCGGAAAACGTTGACGTTGTTCAGTACGTGTTGAGCGGTGGAGATAAGGGAAACCCGAGTTCTTCCACGGCGAGAAGCTGGTTCATGATTCTGAAGACCAAGAATGGGTACAAGTTTAAGTTTTGTCCGGTGTCGTTGTGCGACTGCAACCCTGTTTGCCAAGATATTGCCATTACGGTCGAGAACGGACACAGGCGTTTGGTAGTAGACTTACGCCTTACACCTTTGGAGGTCAACTTTAAGAAGGCTTAA